The segment TCTTTCTTTGGTGCTTCTTTAGCTGGTTCTTCTTTCTTTGGTGCTTCTTTAGCTGGTTCTTCTACTTTGTCGGATATTTTTTTAGTATCTTTTTCTGGAAGTACTGCCGGTTCTACTTCGTCAGTATATGGAGACACAAGAACATATCCTTCATCGGTTTTACTCATCCTTACTCTAATTTTTCTTGGAGGACTTCTAACACCTTTTGCCCAAATCAAATGAGCAAGGTCTTCCTCAATTTTGATTTGTTCTACTTTCATATGATGACGAGCAAATTCTTTGATCATGTTAATTGCTCTAACAGCCCTATGTTGAGATTGTGAAAGTAAAACCTTACCGAGATTAATTGTATAAACACGTTCTAATTCCTGAGACATCTATCCTACCTCCACATCAGTTGATCTCCAAGCTCTACGTTTTGGATTTGTTCTAACACTTCTCTTTGTTTTGAGAATAATCCAAGCTGGTACGGGTGATGCTTGTCTTGTCTTTTTTAAAAGACGGATTTTTCTTGGAGAGGACTTGCGTGCAGCCATAGTTTTTCAGGCACGAAGAGCTCTTTTTAAATGAATCTCAAAATTTTAGAATATTTCTAATCTGTTTTAGGATTCTTGCTGATGCCCCCCAGACTATTTGATTTTGATACTCAAACGTATACATTTCTTGAATGATATTATGTGAAGGATCCGGATCTTTAGTCATGGTGTGTAAAAATGGTTCAAATGGAATATGAAAAATTTTTTCAACTTCACGATTCGCTGACAGAGGGGGAATTTTCTCAACTACTGAAACAAATGGTAAAATTAGAAATCCCGAATTCAAAGTAACAACAGGTTCAAGTTGACCAATTACCTGGTCTCGAGTAATTTCAAGTCCAATCTCTTCACTAGTCTCACGTAATGCAGTATCAAGAAGATCTGAATCAACATCTTCCATTTTACCACCAGGGAATGATATTTCACCTGCATGGAATTTCATATCCTGAGGTTTTTCAGTCATTACAATTACTGGTTCTTTTCCATAAATTACAACAAGTACTGAAGCCAATCGATATTTTTCATCATAATCAATTTTTGGGTTTATAGGTTTTGAGAGTTCAAATTTTAGATCATCTAAATTCATTTCAATCTTTCCTACAATTCCATATGGGTTTTGGTATTCAAAGGTTTTAACCAAGGTTGGAAGAAATTAGAATATGACAATCAGGTATGAAGCAAATCCACCAAAAATTTTACCTGATGTAGATACAAATGAATCCAT is part of the Nitrosopumilus sp. b3 genome and harbors:
- a CDS encoding 50S ribosomal protein L31e, coding for MSQELERVYTINLGKVLLSQSQHRAVRAINMIKEFARHHMKVEQIKIEEDLAHLIWAKGVRSPPRKIRVRMSKTDEGYVLVSPYTDEVEPAVLPEKDTKKISDKVEEPAKEAPKKEEPAKEAPKK
- a CDS encoding 50S ribosomal protein L39e, translated to MAARKSSPRKIRLLKKTRQASPVPAWIILKTKRSVRTNPKRRAWRSTDVEVG
- a CDS encoding CoA pyrophosphatase yields the protein MNLDDLKFELSKPINPKIDYDEKYRLASVLVVIYGKEPVIVMTEKPQDMKFHAGEISFPGGKMEDVDSDLLDTALRETSEEIGLEITRDQVIGQLEPVVTLNSGFLILPFVSVVEKIPPLSANREVEKIFHIPFEPFLHTMTKDPDPSHNIIQEMYTFEYQNQIVWGASARILKQIRNILKF